Below is a window of Shewanella khirikhana DNA.
CATAACGCCAAGATTTTCCGTGAAAAACTGGCGGTATGGGCTGAAAAACAACTCTCCGGTGGCCTTAAATGACCCAGGCTTTTCCACTGCATCCTGAACAAATCAGTGCCGCCAGAACGCTGGCCAGCCAGGTGTCCAAAGTGCTGGTGACCGGCGCCGGTGGCTTTTTGGGTAAGGCGCTTTGCCGCCAGTTGCTCTCGGCGGGTATCGACGTGGTGGGGATTGCCCGCTCGGATTACCCGGCCCTTGAGCAGCTGGGCGTGACCATGCACAGGGGCGATATAACCGATATCGCCTCGCTGGAGGCGGCCATGCAGGGCTGCGAGCTGGTGTTCCATGTGGCGTCCAAGGCAGGCGTTTGGGGCAGCCGCGAAAGCTACTATGGCCCCAATGTCGCAGGTGCCGCCAACGTGATTGAGGCCGCAAGGCAGCAAGGCGCAAAGGGCATTATCTACACCAGCACCCCCAGCGTGACCTTTGCCGGAGAAGACGAGTCAGGTATCGATGAGTCGGCGCCTTATGCTGAGCATTTCCTGAATCATTACGGCGCCTCCAAGGCAGAGGCCGAGGCCATGATGCTGTCGGCACACTGCCAGGATTTACGCACAGTGGCGCTGCGGCCGCATTTGATTTGGGGGCCGGAAGACCCTCATCTGGTGCCACGCGTCATTACCCGCGGCCGGGCAGGGCGCCTTAAGCTTGTGGGCCGTGAAGACAAGCTGGTGGATACCATTTATGTGGACAATGCCGCCCACGCCCATGTGTTGGCAGCCATCTCGCTGCTGAAGGACGATAGCCCCTGTGGCGGCAAAGCCTTCTTTTTGAGTAACGATGAACCGGTGACCATGGCCGACATGCTGGGGCGCATTCTCGCCTGTGACAATCAGCACCAGCGTCTGCGCCGTGTTCCCGTGGGGCTCGCCTACGCCGTGGGCGCGCTGCTTGAAGGTGTCTATGGCCTGCTTGGCAAACAGGAAGAGCCGGTTATCACCCGCTTTGTGGCGCGTCAGCTTTCCTGCAGCCATTACTACCGCATTGATGCCGCCAAAACCTTACTTGGCTACCAGCCGCTGATTTCCCTCGATGAAGGGATGAAGCGATTGGCTCCCTGGGTCAAATCAGCGCTCTGACTTGTTAGACGATCCCGTCTTTTTGTGAGCCCCGGTCAATGCCGGGGCTTATCTTTTTGGCCGCAGTTGCCGCTTCATCCTCATCAGCTTTTGTTATTCCCATCCATGCAATTTAAGTCGCTCAGACATCGCCATGGTTAAAATCATTTATAAAACAGCAGC
It encodes the following:
- the oleD gene encoding 2-alkyl-3-oxoalkanoate reductase; the protein is MTQAFPLHPEQISAARTLASQVSKVLVTGAGGFLGKALCRQLLSAGIDVVGIARSDYPALEQLGVTMHRGDITDIASLEAAMQGCELVFHVASKAGVWGSRESYYGPNVAGAANVIEAARQQGAKGIIYTSTPSVTFAGEDESGIDESAPYAEHFLNHYGASKAEAEAMMLSAHCQDLRTVALRPHLIWGPEDPHLVPRVITRGRAGRLKLVGREDKLVDTIYVDNAAHAHVLAAISLLKDDSPCGGKAFFLSNDEPVTMADMLGRILACDNQHQRLRRVPVGLAYAVGALLEGVYGLLGKQEEPVITRFVARQLSCSHYYRIDAAKTLLGYQPLISLDEGMKRLAPWVKSAL